A genomic stretch from SAR202 cluster bacterium includes:
- a CDS encoding small multi-drug export protein, which yields MSITDILITMGTAAAPVGELRAAIPLAMVEFGAHWYEAFLWGTLGNFIPALVLPFVLYRLGHLLLKSPQPFRGVILWRIGRLKKGGGAWAHKHGGWTLILLGAAPLPFAGIWTSCLAAWAMDLHPKRSIPYLLLGSLSEAIIVLVLVQLGVSLLKI from the coding sequence ATGAGCATTACTGACATACTGATTACTATGGGCACTGCCGCCGCCCCTGTGGGCGAGCTGCGCGCCGCCATACCCCTGGCTATGGTGGAGTTCGGCGCCCATTGGTACGAGGCGTTCCTATGGGGAACCTTGGGAAACTTCATCCCGGCCCTGGTCCTTCCCTTTGTTTTATACCGGCTCGGGCATCTCTTGCTCAAGTCGCCCCAGCCCTTCAGAGGCGTCATCCTGTGGCGCATTGGGCGTCTTAAGAAAGGCGGCGGCGCATGGGCCCATAAACACGGAGGTTGGACTCTCATACTATTGGGGGCCGCCCCTTTGCCTTTCGCCGGCATATGGACCAGCTGCCTAGCCGCCTGGGCCATGGACCTCCACCCCAAACGCTCTATACCTTATTTGCTTTTGGGATCCTTATCTGAAGCGATTATCGTGCTGGTGCTGGTTCAACTAGGCGTATCGTTGCTTAAAATTTAG